The genomic stretch AGAGTGCATTTGGGAGAGCATGTCCGGGGTTAGTAGTGGCCCATGATCCGGCGCGCATGTCGAGAGTGGAGAATCCAACCCAGCGGTTTGGTAAGGTCATCAGATGGGTTGATGATACCAGGGATGTAGTGCATGACGATATCGCCAGCGTCCTTCCAATCTTGGATGGCGAAGTGCTGAATGTCGATGTGCCGGGAGCGTTCGGTAGGTACTCGGGCATTGATCATGTTGATGGCAGACTTGTTATCCTCATAGATGGGAGTTGGACCAGGTGGGGGAAAACCCAGTTCGGTCATGATCGCACGTAGGTACTTGGCATGTTTGGAAGCGGCGACTGCAGCGAGAAATTCAGCTTCGGTGGAGCTTGTGGCAGTAATAGACTGCGTTTTACATCGGTAGGAGATGGCGCCACCAGAGAGGAGAAAGGCATAGCCGGTAGTTGAGCGGCGATTACGTAGGTCATTGGCATGGGCAGCGTCGACATAGCCGGCCATTTCGAGCGGATGGGCAGCTGAAGGGAAGTCCGGCAAGTCGGCAGGATGTAGTAGGCGCGTATGCGGTGAATTTGGCAGCTGGGGGTCACGAGTGTTCTTGCGGTAAGTGATGCCCCATTCCTTGGTTTGTCGAAGGTACTTGGCAACCTTTTTAAGCAAGGTATAGTGGATATCATGGGGGTTGATGGAGAACTTGCTAAGAGTGACGGCGGCGTAGCCAATATCAGGACGGCAGGTCACGTAGGCATACAGGAGTTCACCAAGTAGCGTTCTGTAGGCGAAGCCATGTTTGGCGGCAAGGGCAGAATGTTCAGGGGTTCCTTCCAAGGGGCCGGTGTGCTGATACATCGTATTAATCGCGTCGGCAGGGAGCGGAGTGACTTGCTTGCATGGATAGGATTCGGCGGGTGTATCCCATCCGTGGGTTTTCATGACACGGTCGATATACTTGCGACCAGAGAGGACAATGGAGTCATCGTATTGCTGTACGTCAATCCCGTTGAAGTCATCGAGG from Candidatus Obscuribacterales bacterium encodes the following:
- a CDS encoding Ty1/Copia family ribonuclease HI, with the translated sequence LDDFNGIDVQQYDDSIVLSGRKYIDRVMKTHGWDTPAESYPCKQVTPLPADAINTMYQHTGPLEGTPEHSALAAKHGFAYRTLLGELLYAYVTCRPDIGYAAVTLSKFSINPHDIHYTLLKKVAKYLRQTKEWGITYRKNTRDPQLPNSPHTRLLHPADLPDFPSAAHPLEMAGYVDAAHANDLRNRRSTTGYAFLLSGGAISYRCKTQSITATSSTEAEFLAAVAASKHAKYLRAIMTELGFPPPGPTPIYEDNKSAINMINARVPTERSRHIDIQHFAIQDWKDAGDIVMHYIPGIINPSDDLTKPLGWILHSRHARRIMGHY